Proteins encoded together in one uncultured Sphaerochaeta sp. window:
- a CDS encoding FeoB-associated Cys-rich membrane protein, translated as MTTIIANVVVAALIISLVAYAIATLTKQSKEESCASCSPKKGSACKGCQFADHCNKTIH; from the coding sequence ATGACTACGATTATCGCTAATGTGGTTGTTGCAGCTTTGATCATCTCCCTGGTTGCATACGCTATTGCAACCCTTACAAAGCAGAGCAAGGAGGAGAGTTGTGCCTCTTGCTCACCAAAAAAAGGAAGTGCTTGCAAGGGGTGTCAGTTCGCTGACCATTGCAATAAAACTATTCATTAA
- a CDS encoding amino acid ABC transporter substrate-binding protein produces the protein MKRSIVVLLSLLLVSVSLFAAGTKEQAPGVDNSLQKIMDKGVLVMGLDDNFPPMGFRDEKGELVGFDVDLAKEAMKRLGVELKLQAIDWNAKEQELNTGNIDCIWNGFTITPERQEAMTFTPPYIHNAQVVVVRDDSPYTTLASLSGKTVGYQAGSSASNAIDDTPEFKQSVKSFVEFKENLTGLMDLEIGGIDALVVDVTVAEDNIKRSGKPFRILEEELAPEDYGIGFRKGEQKLADAVWQQLEAMAADGTLAKISTDWFGSDITVVAK, from the coding sequence ATGAAACGAAGCATTGTTGTACTGTTGTCACTATTATTGGTTTCGGTCAGCCTTTTCGCTGCAGGGACCAAGGAACAAGCACCCGGTGTTGATAATTCCCTTCAGAAAATCATGGACAAGGGCGTACTCGTAATGGGTCTCGATGACAACTTCCCTCCCATGGGTTTCCGTGATGAGAAAGGTGAACTGGTGGGTTTTGATGTAGATTTGGCCAAGGAAGCTATGAAGCGCCTCGGTGTTGAGCTCAAGCTCCAGGCAATCGATTGGAATGCCAAGGAACAGGAACTGAATACCGGAAACATTGACTGTATCTGGAATGGTTTCACCATCACTCCTGAGCGTCAGGAAGCCATGACCTTTACCCCTCCCTATATCCACAATGCCCAGGTTGTTGTAGTGAGGGATGACAGCCCTTACACCACACTTGCCTCCCTCAGTGGAAAAACCGTGGGATACCAGGCTGGATCATCAGCTTCAAATGCAATCGACGACACTCCCGAGTTCAAGCAGTCCGTAAAGAGCTTTGTTGAGTTCAAGGAAAACCTTACCGGTTTGATGGATCTTGAGATTGGAGGTATTGATGCACTCGTGGTTGATGTCACTGTTGCAGAGGACAACATCAAGCGCAGTGGAAAACCCTTCAGAATCCTCGAGGAGGAACTTGCTCCCGAAGACTATGGTATTGGATTCCGCAAGGGTGAACAGAAGCTTGCAGACGCAGTATGGCAGCAGCTTGAGGCAATGGCCGCAGACGGTACACTTGCAAAAATCTCCACCGATTGGTTCGGTAGTGATATTACTGTTGTAGCAAAATAA
- a CDS encoding amino acid ABC transporter permease codes for MGNLLMQMLVATMTSLKIFGLTLLFSLPLGMLVAKGRMSKNPIISNVVNVYIMIMRGTPLILQLLFVYFAPYYIFGSSYDRFTAVIVGYTINYAAYFAEIYRGGIQSIPVGQYEASLVLGFSKAHTFTHVIAPQVVKRIIPAMGNEVITLVKDTALAQTIGVAELFRVAQNASAREFSTMPIFIAGVFYFLMNAVVSRSFDLLERKLNYYR; via the coding sequence ATGGGAAACCTCTTAATGCAGATGCTGGTTGCCACGATGACCAGTTTGAAGATATTCGGCCTTACCCTGCTATTCTCCCTCCCCCTGGGTATGTTGGTTGCCAAAGGCAGGATGTCGAAAAACCCAATCATTTCGAACGTGGTAAATGTGTACATCATGATCATGAGGGGCACTCCCTTGATCCTCCAACTCTTGTTTGTTTACTTTGCCCCCTACTACATCTTCGGCTCTTCGTATGACCGTTTCACTGCTGTTATTGTAGGCTATACCATCAACTATGCAGCGTATTTTGCCGAGATCTACCGTGGTGGAATCCAATCGATCCCCGTCGGGCAGTATGAGGCTTCCTTGGTTCTTGGTTTCTCCAAGGCTCATACATTCACCCATGTGATTGCCCCTCAGGTAGTCAAACGAATTATCCCTGCAATGGGGAACGAAGTAATCACCCTGGTAAAAGATACTGCGCTTGCTCAGACTATCGGGGTTGCAGAACTGTTCAGGGTTGCCCAGAACGCCTCAGCAAGGGAGTTCTCGACCATGCCCATCTTCATTGCCGGAGTTTTTTACTTCTTGATGAATGCGGTAGTCTCCCGTTCATTCGACTTGCTTGAGAGAAAGCTCAACTACTACCGCTAG
- a CDS encoding amino acid ABC transporter ATP-binding protein: MEIITVENLQKSFDGLGVLKGISFTLNEGEVLSIIGPSGSGKSTLLRCLTQLEPVDGGTINVCGETMVTSTKDGVVSYADKQTLRSVRLNLGLVFQNFNLFPHMSVMRNITEPQMHVLKRSKKEAEEVGRELLRKMGLEEKEKAYPNQLSGGQQQRVSIARALALNPTVLCFDEPTSALDPELTGEILRVIKDLAKEKMTMIVVTHEMAFARDISDRIIFMDDGLIVEEGNPEELFNNPKNPRTQKFLNRYE, encoded by the coding sequence ATGGAAATCATAACCGTAGAAAACCTACAGAAATCATTCGATGGACTTGGGGTACTCAAGGGGATCTCATTCACCCTGAACGAGGGTGAGGTCCTTTCCATCATTGGACCTTCTGGTAGCGGGAAGAGCACCCTGCTGCGTTGCCTTACACAACTTGAACCCGTTGATGGGGGAACCATCAATGTATGTGGTGAGACCATGGTCACGTCAACCAAGGATGGCGTTGTCTCCTATGCTGACAAGCAAACGCTTCGATCGGTGAGACTCAATCTTGGCCTCGTGTTCCAAAACTTCAACCTCTTCCCCCATATGAGTGTGATGAGAAACATTACAGAGCCCCAGATGCATGTGCTCAAGCGCAGCAAGAAGGAAGCAGAAGAGGTAGGGAGAGAGCTCTTGAGGAAAATGGGATTGGAAGAGAAGGAGAAGGCATATCCCAACCAACTCTCCGGTGGACAGCAACAGCGGGTATCCATCGCTCGTGCGTTGGCACTCAACCCCACTGTTTTATGTTTTGATGAACCCACCAGTGCACTCGACCCTGAACTGACTGGGGAAATTCTCCGTGTTATCAAAGATCTGGCAAAGGAAAAGATGACCATGATTGTGGTAACCCATGAGATGGCCTTTGCAAGGGACATCTCCGATCGCATCATCTTCATGGATGATGGTCTTATTGTTGAAGAAGGGAATCCGGAAGAGTTGTTCAATAATCCAAAGAATCCCAGAACGCAGAAGTTCCTCAACCGTTACGAGTAA
- a CDS encoding amidohydrolase family protein, with translation MNRYHLRNAEILHGSDSAPFWGDLLVESDMIQAILPPLSQVRDGYTVIDCTDKILCPGFIDMHGHSDLEVLRNPPMQPKIGQGITTEVSGNCGIGVFPCQRGSTFLRELCGDVLGAYPEAGWKSFSAYTQQWRSGTNMAFLQAHSTLRRASMEGNVNRSATDSEISKMSTFLRESLEAGCLGMSTGLYYAPCIFAEEKELLALLKVVAEYNRLFAVHMRCEGSDILDSLKEVLSLAERTGVRLEISHLKVIGRKNQHLVDEVLSLIDHARERGLDVQFDQYPYHFGSTSLFSLLPPSYLRLPREEVQSLLMDASARTKIRSEMEHPEGWDSIAELCGWEQVSIQSLEGNRQYEMMSLSEIAREQGSDPYEVFFDILQEAKGTALMMDVTQSEDSLKKILSHPLMCFGTDALYAGALSHPRSYQSTLHLLDRYGKQETVLPLHSLIARMTGNPANRLGLKDRGFIKTGYKADLVLIDWQHLAEYSDIKHPEITGDGISMVMVNGVVAYQEGTYHDSTSGSLLLYS, from the coding sequence ATGAATCGCTATCACCTAAGGAATGCTGAAATCCTTCATGGATCCGATTCCGCCCCTTTTTGGGGCGATCTTCTTGTTGAATCAGATATGATACAGGCGATCCTTCCCCCTCTATCCCAGGTAAGGGATGGATACACGGTAATTGACTGTACTGACAAGATCCTCTGCCCCGGGTTCATCGATATGCATGGACATAGTGATCTTGAAGTACTGAGGAATCCTCCTATGCAACCCAAGATTGGACAAGGGATTACCACTGAGGTCTCCGGCAACTGCGGTATCGGGGTATTCCCCTGCCAGAGGGGAAGTACCTTTTTAAGGGAACTCTGTGGGGATGTCCTGGGAGCATATCCAGAGGCCGGTTGGAAATCCTTTTCAGCCTATACGCAGCAATGGAGAAGTGGAACCAATATGGCATTCCTGCAAGCCCACAGTACCCTGAGAAGGGCGAGTATGGAAGGAAATGTTAACAGGAGCGCAACAGATTCTGAGATTTCCAAGATGTCCACCTTTCTCAGGGAGAGCCTGGAAGCAGGCTGTCTGGGTATGTCCACAGGTTTGTACTATGCGCCTTGTATATTCGCTGAAGAGAAGGAGTTGCTTGCTCTCCTAAAGGTAGTTGCTGAGTACAACAGGCTTTTTGCAGTACATATGCGTTGTGAAGGAAGTGACATTCTTGATTCCCTCAAGGAAGTGCTTTCTCTCGCTGAGCGTACAGGAGTGAGACTGGAGATCAGCCACCTCAAGGTGATTGGGAGAAAGAACCAGCACCTCGTGGATGAGGTGCTCTCCTTGATCGACCATGCCAGGGAGAGAGGTCTGGATGTACAGTTTGACCAGTATCCTTACCACTTTGGTTCAACCAGCCTGTTCAGTCTCCTGCCTCCTTCTTATCTACGCTTGCCCCGCGAGGAGGTACAGTCCCTCCTAATGGATGCTTCAGCCCGGACGAAAATCCGGAGTGAGATGGAGCATCCAGAGGGTTGGGACTCAATCGCTGAACTTTGTGGATGGGAACAGGTGAGTATCCAAAGTCTGGAAGGTAATAGGCAGTATGAGATGATGAGCCTGAGTGAGATAGCTAGGGAGCAGGGTAGTGACCCGTACGAAGTTTTCTTTGACATTCTCCAGGAAGCAAAAGGAACTGCACTGATGATGGATGTTACCCAAAGTGAAGACTCACTCAAGAAAATCCTCTCTCATCCTCTCATGTGTTTTGGTACAGATGCCCTCTATGCCGGAGCTCTGAGTCATCCACGATCCTATCAGAGTACGCTCCACCTGCTGGATAGATATGGAAAACAAGAAACAGTGCTTCCTCTCCACTCCCTTATTGCAAGAATGACCGGCAATCCTGCAAACCGATTGGGATTAAAGGATAGGGGATTCATTAAAACCGGCTACAAAGCAGACTTGGTGCTTATCGATTGGCAACACCTTGCTGAATATAGTGATATCAAACACCCTGAGATTACCGGAGACGGCATATCGATGGTGATGGTCAATGGTGTAGTGGCCTATCAGGAAGGTACTTACCATGATAGTACCAGTGGGTCTCTACTACTTTACTCGTAA
- a CDS encoding FAD-dependent oxidoreductase: MDRYDVVIVGSGPAGMGAAFTLRERRPDLKILILDREKVSTGGMRNDCKMNFTYPIGFPVEYWTEEAAEHYLKQVIDFLKPSFLEKQNIDIYQKRAERLGCSLLEIKQTHLGTDGGLKLIKELLARLETLGIDLALGEAMETVNAEKQFIVTEKREIGYKRLLIAPGRKGFHFLQDLMRTLSVPYIDNIVDIGVRVETRIEHYPIVRDYYDPKFYFPEKVRTFCTNSGNAHVVRERYATNRGDQWYSVNGHAFAPDSKHDNGLVNFAILKTVRFTAPLASGQAFAENLGLQAALMGGGQPLMQRVGDFRLGSRSKEASFSGDLYDFEPTLKSCCPGDISLAIPAKILRAIWKAMKNLDTIVPGVLHPSTIMYYPEIKLYANKPAYLDERFRVKEDIWFAGDGAGTSRGITGAWASGIRSAEGILDTL, translated from the coding sequence ATGGATCGATATGATGTTGTCATCGTAGGAAGCGGACCGGCAGGAATGGGTGCAGCCTTTACGCTGCGTGAGCGGCGGCCTGATCTGAAGATATTAATACTTGATCGGGAAAAGGTGTCTACTGGCGGTATGCGCAATGACTGCAAGATGAATTTCACCTACCCAATAGGGTTTCCTGTTGAATATTGGACTGAGGAAGCTGCAGAACATTACCTGAAACAGGTTATCGACTTTCTCAAACCATCATTTCTTGAGAAACAGAACATCGACATCTACCAGAAGCGAGCAGAGCGACTCGGTTGTTCACTGCTGGAAATCAAGCAGACACATCTTGGCACTGATGGCGGACTCAAGCTCATCAAGGAATTGCTTGCTCGTCTAGAAACGCTGGGCATCGATCTTGCTCTTGGAGAGGCAATGGAAACGGTGAATGCCGAGAAACAGTTCATCGTTACCGAGAAACGCGAGATTGGTTATAAGAGGTTGCTGATAGCTCCGGGTAGAAAAGGATTCCATTTCCTCCAGGACCTAATGCGTACGCTCAGCGTCCCCTATATCGACAATATCGTCGACATCGGGGTACGGGTCGAGACCAGAATTGAGCACTATCCCATCGTGCGGGATTACTATGACCCAAAGTTCTATTTTCCTGAAAAAGTACGTACATTCTGTACCAACAGCGGAAACGCCCACGTGGTTCGTGAGCGGTATGCAACAAACAGAGGTGACCAGTGGTATTCGGTGAATGGTCATGCCTTTGCCCCAGACAGCAAGCATGACAATGGATTGGTAAACTTCGCAATCCTGAAAACAGTACGGTTTACCGCTCCTCTTGCCAGTGGACAGGCCTTCGCAGAGAATCTTGGACTGCAGGCTGCCCTTATGGGTGGCGGGCAACCCCTGATGCAACGAGTTGGTGATTTCCGCCTCGGTTCAAGGAGCAAGGAAGCAAGCTTCAGCGGGGACCTCTATGACTTTGAGCCTACGCTGAAATCGTGTTGTCCGGGAGATATCTCACTTGCAATTCCTGCGAAAATCCTTCGCGCTATCTGGAAAGCAATGAAAAACCTGGATACCATTGTCCCGGGTGTGCTTCACCCTTCCACGATCATGTACTACCCTGAGATTAAACTCTATGCAAACAAACCAGCCTACCTGGATGAACGATTCCGCGTAAAAGAAGATATCTGGTTTGCTGGAGATGGAGCTGGCACAAGCCGTGGAATTACCGGAGCCTGGGCCAGCGGAATTCGGAGTGCTGAGGGCATCCTCGACACCCTATAA
- a CDS encoding alpha/beta hydrolase has protein sequence MKIIQIAVGPNQVPLTGYLQDITGDGGIRNIRPTIVICPGGGYRFRSERERDPVALHFLSMSYNVFILDYSVQEEAKDLNPLLEASDALIKIREHAFEWMCDPTRIAIMGFSAGGHLAASLALLHKHPMLAAKQKIVDENNKPDAAILCYPVITGGKYAHEESLDWVSGKEASLRSLLSLENQVTRDASPLFIWHTVTDESVPVENSLQLAVNLQKAKVPYELHLFESGDHGLSMCTEEVGTPHEACRQWVALASNWLNNRFAHTL, from the coding sequence ATGAAAATAATACAGATTGCTGTAGGACCAAACCAGGTCCCACTGACAGGATACCTCCAGGATATCACCGGTGATGGGGGAATCAGGAATATTCGCCCGACAATTGTCATTTGCCCAGGGGGCGGTTATCGGTTTCGCTCTGAACGTGAACGTGACCCGGTCGCGTTGCACTTTCTTTCCATGAGCTACAATGTCTTCATACTGGACTATTCAGTGCAGGAAGAGGCAAAGGATTTGAATCCCTTGCTTGAAGCCAGTGATGCCCTGATCAAGATTCGTGAACATGCATTTGAATGGATGTGTGATCCAACAAGGATAGCCATCATGGGTTTCAGCGCTGGAGGTCATCTTGCTGCATCCTTGGCTCTCTTGCACAAGCACCCCATGCTCGCGGCAAAACAAAAGATTGTGGATGAAAACAACAAACCTGATGCTGCAATACTCTGCTATCCGGTGATCACCGGTGGGAAATATGCCCATGAGGAGAGCCTGGACTGGGTGAGCGGGAAAGAGGCGTCACTGCGCTCCCTTCTGAGCTTGGAGAACCAAGTAACCAGGGATGCTTCTCCCCTGTTCATATGGCACACCGTCACAGATGAGAGTGTGCCCGTGGAGAACAGCCTCCAGTTGGCTGTAAACCTGCAGAAAGCAAAGGTCCCCTACGAACTCCATCTGTTCGAAAGCGGGGACCATGGTCTTTCGATGTGCACTGAAGAGGTAGGCACTCCTCATGAAGCGTGTCGCCAATGGGTAGCACTTGCTTCCAATTGGCTGAACAACCGCTTCGCACATACCTTATAG
- a CDS encoding solute carrier family 23 protein has protein sequence MQTSTLFDLNGRAPLKQALPLAIQHVVAMIVGCVTPALILSRVANLAPQDSIILVQGALVIASLATFLQLFPIAGVLGSGLPVILGVSFAYLPSMQAIALGYDLATIFGSQLVGGIVAILVGIFVKQLRKFFPPLITGTVVFTIGLSLYPTAINYMAGGIGNPSYGSPLNWTLAFLTLAVVTMLNHLGKGIFKLASILIGIMVGYGLSLVFGIVDFSAINEARYFQAPQLMHFGIKFDIAASFSMGILFAINAIQAIGDFTATTVGAMDREPTTKELRAGITGYGLTNILGSFMGGLPTATYSQNVGIVTTTRVINRFTLGLSALILLLAGLIPKFSAVLTTIPQSVLGGATISVFASIAMTGMKLVVSEEMNYRNTSIVGLSAALGIGIAESSAALATFPAWFQSVFGQSPVVIATVVAVALNIMLPKRD, from the coding sequence ATGCAGACCTCTACACTCTTTGACCTTAATGGAAGGGCTCCCCTGAAACAGGCTCTTCCACTTGCCATCCAACATGTGGTTGCCATGATAGTTGGCTGTGTAACCCCAGCCTTGATCCTCAGTCGTGTTGCAAACCTTGCTCCGCAAGATTCCATCATTCTTGTTCAGGGAGCATTGGTTATAGCAAGCTTGGCTACATTCCTCCAGCTATTTCCCATTGCAGGAGTACTCGGCTCTGGTCTCCCTGTCATCCTGGGAGTGAGCTTTGCGTATCTGCCAAGTATGCAAGCCATCGCATTGGGATATGACCTAGCCACCATATTTGGATCACAGTTGGTAGGAGGGATTGTAGCCATCCTGGTGGGCATATTCGTAAAACAGCTCAGAAAATTTTTTCCTCCCCTGATTACAGGAACCGTCGTATTTACCATTGGACTTTCCCTCTACCCTACCGCCATCAACTATATGGCTGGAGGAATCGGGAACCCTTCATATGGCTCACCACTGAACTGGACACTCGCCTTTCTCACACTTGCAGTGGTAACCATGCTCAATCATCTGGGAAAAGGAATCTTCAAGCTTGCGTCCATCCTTATCGGCATCATGGTGGGTTATGGACTCTCTCTTGTTTTTGGCATCGTGGACTTCTCGGCAATCAATGAAGCGAGGTATTTCCAGGCACCTCAGCTTATGCATTTCGGCATCAAGTTCGACATTGCTGCCAGTTTTTCCATGGGTATTCTGTTTGCAATCAATGCCATCCAAGCCATCGGGGATTTCACGGCAACCACGGTTGGCGCGATGGACAGGGAACCCACGACGAAGGAATTGAGAGCAGGAATTACCGGTTATGGCCTTACCAATATCCTGGGCTCCTTCATGGGAGGCCTTCCCACGGCAACCTACAGCCAGAATGTTGGTATTGTGACCACCACCCGTGTCATCAACCGATTCACCCTTGGTCTTTCTGCCTTGATACTCTTACTTGCGGGCCTGATCCCGAAGTTCAGCGCCGTCTTGACAACGATTCCCCAAAGTGTACTGGGAGGAGCTACTATCAGTGTATTTGCTTCAATTGCCATGACCGGCATGAAACTGGTAGTATCTGAGGAGATGAACTACCGAAATACGTCAATCGTGGGGCTCTCTGCAGCGCTGGGAATCGGGATAGCGGAATCGTCTGCTGCCCTGGCGACCTTCCCCGCTTGGTTCCAGAGTGTGTTCGGACAGTCACCGGTGGTTATCGCTACAGTTGTAGCTGTTGCTTTGAATATCATGTTACCGAAGAGGGATTAG
- a CDS encoding nucleoside hydrolase — protein sequence MERVILDVDTGLDDAVALFLAAGLDTLHIEALIATNGNVGLEKTLENTLNIAETAGLECPVYKGAEKPLVREPVAAGDFHGVSGLDGPVFPPRQRLAVQEENGIDAMIRLLHTYPGEITIISVGPLTDLALAMQKDGEVAQLAKQIIIMGGSFSNGNVTAFAEFNTYADPEAAQVVFSSGAKLVLFPLDCTRQVTLSPSRLEGYHAIKTNSAQVFAACMDTYQANYTRQKQGWPQMHDPLCVAYLADPQKVKTEYKRVWVDCQRGPSYGRTIKEETKNNDGVHIATSIDIPWFWSLVDKAFAVLP from the coding sequence ATGGAACGAGTCATACTGGATGTTGATACCGGTCTTGATGATGCGGTTGCGCTGTTTCTTGCAGCAGGGTTGGATACACTTCACATTGAGGCTCTTATAGCCACGAATGGGAATGTCGGGTTGGAGAAAACCCTTGAAAACACACTGAATATTGCTGAGACTGCTGGATTGGAGTGCCCTGTCTATAAAGGAGCCGAAAAACCTCTGGTACGTGAACCGGTAGCTGCAGGGGATTTCCATGGGGTGTCGGGCCTTGATGGCCCCGTTTTTCCACCTCGACAGAGACTAGCAGTACAGGAAGAGAACGGAATCGATGCCATGATCAGGCTCTTGCATACCTATCCTGGAGAGATAACCATCATCAGCGTTGGGCCACTGACTGACCTTGCATTGGCTATGCAGAAAGATGGAGAGGTAGCACAACTCGCCAAGCAGATCATCATCATGGGAGGCTCTTTCAGCAATGGAAATGTTACGGCATTTGCTGAATTCAACACCTATGCAGACCCTGAGGCAGCACAAGTTGTCTTCTCCAGTGGTGCCAAGTTGGTGCTCTTCCCTCTCGACTGTACCAGACAGGTTACCTTGAGCCCCTCACGCCTGGAAGGCTACCATGCGATCAAGACGAATTCGGCACAGGTATTTGCCGCTTGCATGGATACCTACCAGGCCAACTATACCCGTCAGAAGCAGGGTTGGCCACAGATGCACGACCCCTTATGTGTGGCCTATCTAGCCGATCCTCAGAAAGTAAAGACTGAGTACAAGCGAGTCTGGGTTGATTGCCAGAGGGGACCTTCCTATGGAAGAACCATCAAGGAAGAGACAAAAAACAACGATGGAGTGCATATTGCCACCTCCATCGATATTCCTTGGTTCTGGTCTCTGGTTGATAAAGCTTTTGCTGTCCTCCCCTAG
- a CDS encoding NAD(P)H-dependent oxidoreductase, producing the protein MEFLDAMQHRFACKRYDEQRNVSDAQLKQILEYGRLTPTSFGLELWSFHVVRSAEKKKALFHACFDQESVATSAFTVAVMARKAAFANPDGDLVHSRGKRFPDPLNVFIDDYRPYYDYLKQEGRLDCWLKSQGYLAIANMMTGSALMGIQSCAIEGFHEQQVLDVLSLDGNQWQASLLATFGYPAEAERPKIRERLEDLVVFH; encoded by the coding sequence ATGGAGTTTCTTGATGCCATGCAACATCGCTTTGCTTGTAAACGCTATGATGAACAGAGAAATGTCAGTGATGCTCAACTGAAACAGATCCTGGAATACGGTAGATTGACTCCTACATCCTTCGGTCTTGAGCTATGGTCCTTTCATGTAGTGAGGAGTGCAGAGAAGAAAAAGGCACTCTTTCATGCCTGCTTTGATCAGGAATCAGTGGCAACAAGTGCTTTTACCGTTGCAGTTATGGCTAGGAAGGCCGCATTTGCCAATCCTGATGGAGATCTGGTACATAGCAGAGGGAAGCGTTTCCCTGACCCCTTGAATGTCTTTATCGACGACTATCGTCCATACTATGATTACCTCAAACAGGAGGGTCGACTGGATTGTTGGCTGAAAAGTCAGGGGTATCTAGCCATTGCCAATATGATGACAGGATCTGCCTTGATGGGTATTCAAAGCTGCGCCATTGAAGGTTTTCATGAACAACAGGTTCTTGATGTGCTGTCACTCGATGGGAATCAGTGGCAAGCTTCCTTGCTCGCAACCTTCGGCTATCCTGCTGAAGCAGAGCGGCCGAAGATTCGCGAACGCTTGGAAGACCTGGTTGTCTTCCACTAG
- a CDS encoding purine-nucleoside phosphorylase has translation MTPHNRASKADIAPVVLAPGDPLRAKLVAEHFLEDARLVTDVRNVLGYTGVYKQMPVSVLSTGMGGPSVGIYSYELFTEYGVDAIIRIGTCGGLQPSIAVGDLIAAMTASTDSNWAHQYNLKGSLSPVCDSNLLLRALAVAKKLELPMHAGMVFSSDLFSSYNALGEDSWQAWARMGALAQDMETYALYSTAAWTKKHALSLLTMTDSCVTGQGFGDEMRTVGLYPMIEVALQVASEVR, from the coding sequence ATGACTCCTCACAATAGAGCTTCCAAGGCAGATATTGCACCTGTGGTGCTTGCTCCTGGGGACCCTTTACGAGCAAAACTGGTGGCTGAACACTTCCTTGAAGATGCCCGTCTGGTCACCGATGTGAGAAATGTTCTTGGTTATACAGGCGTCTACAAGCAAATGCCGGTATCAGTACTCTCTACTGGGATGGGTGGCCCGTCAGTTGGTATATACAGCTATGAACTGTTCACCGAGTATGGAGTTGATGCCATTATTCGTATCGGAACCTGTGGAGGCTTGCAACCATCCATCGCTGTGGGGGACCTGATTGCTGCAATGACAGCAAGCACTGATAGCAATTGGGCTCACCAGTATAACCTGAAGGGGAGCCTCAGCCCTGTCTGCGATTCCAATTTACTGCTAAGGGCACTTGCGGTAGCCAAGAAGCTTGAGCTACCCATGCATGCCGGTATGGTGTTTTCCAGTGACCTTTTTTCTTCCTACAATGCGCTGGGAGAGGATAGTTGGCAGGCTTGGGCAAGGATGGGCGCTTTGGCGCAGGATATGGAAACCTATGCCTTGTACAGTACCGCTGCATGGACAAAGAAACATGCATTGAGTCTGCTTACCATGACAGACAGCTGTGTAACCGGCCAGGGATTTGGTGATGAGATGCGTACCGTGGGCCTGTACCCCATGATTGAGGTAGCATTGCAGGTTGCGAGTGAGGTGCGCTGA
- a CDS encoding ABC transporter permease: MSMILGMLPSVLMIVAPILITAIGGMICEKSGVVNIALEGLMAIGACTAAAAHVLMEMAGVPQTLSLFLALAMGFVVGGLFSLIHAVAAINLNADQTISGTGINLLSTGVTIFASQILFNADRTKEFMMGMQTDALGIYPTAYIAVAVVVLSWVLLYKLPFGMHLRACGEHPGAAESVGINVKKMRYFAVVSSGVLAGLAGGCVVLTQTIQYTSNTINGRGFIALAAVSFGRWSPLGVTGAAFLFGTAQAFAIIANNVPALKALPSEVFNILPYVVTLVALVLSSGKNYAPRAAGKPYEKGAS; this comes from the coding sequence ATGAGTATGATACTTGGAATGCTACCTTCTGTATTGATGATCGTGGCCCCCATTCTCATCACCGCCATCGGTGGGATGATCTGTGAGAAGTCAGGGGTGGTAAATATAGCCTTGGAAGGCCTTATGGCAATCGGTGCATGTACAGCTGCAGCTGCACATGTACTGATGGAGATGGCCGGGGTTCCTCAAACACTTTCCCTCTTCCTGGCCTTGGCCATGGGGTTTGTAGTTGGGGGACTGTTCTCCCTTATCCATGCTGTGGCAGCAATTAATCTTAATGCTGACCAGACCATCAGTGGTACCGGTATCAACCTGCTCTCCACTGGTGTAACGATTTTTGCCAGCCAGATTCTCTTCAATGCTGACAGAACCAAAGAGTTCATGATGGGCATGCAGACCGACGCACTCGGCATCTATCCGACTGCCTATATTGCCGTCGCTGTTGTTGTCCTCTCGTGGGTCCTGCTTTACAAGCTCCCCTTCGGGATGCACCTCAGAGCATGTGGTGAACATCCTGGAGCTGCTGAAAGTGTCGGTATCAACGTGAAGAAGATGCGCTATTTTGCAGTTGTTTCCAGTGGTGTACTTGCTGGTCTTGCAGGTGGTTGTGTGGTACTTACCCAGACCATCCAATATACAAGCAATACCATCAACGGTCGTGGATTTATCGCACTTGCTGCTGTTTCTTTCGGTCGTTGGAGCCCACTGGGGGTTACCGGTGCAGCTTTCCTCTTTGGAACAGCACAGGCTTTTGCCATCATCGCAAACAACGTTCCGGCTTTGAAGGCTCTTCCTTCGGAAGTCTTCAATATTCTTCCCTATGTCGTGACGCTCGTGGCACTGGTGCTTTCCAGTGGCAAGAACTATGCGCCACGTGCTGCAGGCAAGCCATATGAGAAGGGGGCAAGCTGA